The Fragaria vesca subsp. vesca linkage group LG2, FraVesHawaii_1.0, whole genome shotgun sequence genome includes a window with the following:
- the LOC101307956 gene encoding uncharacterized protein LOC101307956, translating to MMRRQQGQYAGCDSGGGNSYGGAAAASIHHHHQRMQQQQPSGGGASDFEGRLEAFTPERDSNPNPNPYAASNPEAQWRWERDASKPSNPLTPHLFNEGQVSDTSRSYFQGQRSDPKHALETQSNSDPRSQPHIEDMDLGYEDKPSLQSFEDLEQKFLDDIRKLTKEQNDAEDAENARHREKIGTINTQYEEQLASLRCRHAGRRDDLLRRESNARQHQYQQSVMDRYPKSSMGSSDLHGYSGMTASATAGDARRSYETDQYDSYRERARFLGGSRDHGFEPRGPYQGGRVYDTGSRYY from the exons ATGATGCGACGCCAGCAGGGGCAGTACGCCGGCTGCGATTCCGGCGGCGGCAATTCGTACGGTGGCGCAGCGGCGGCTTCAATTCACCACCATCATCAGAGGATGCAGCAGCAGCAGCCGAGTGGTGGCGGGGCTAGTGATTTTGAAGGACGACTGGAAGCGTTCACACCCGAGAGGGATAGCAATCCTAATCCTAATCCTTACGCTGCTTCGAATCCTGAGGCCCAGTGGAGATGGGAAAGAGATGCTTCCAAACCCTCCAATCCATTGACTCCTCATCTCTTCAATGAAG GGCAAGTGAGTGATACGTCTAGATCCTATTTCCAGGGTCAGAGGTCCGATCCAAAACATGCTTTAGAGACACAGAGCAACAGCGATCCCCGATCTCAACCTCATATTGAAGATATGGACCTTGGGTACGAGGATAAGCCTTCACTACAGTCCTTTGAAGATCTTGAGCAGAAATTCCTTGATGACATTAGGAAACTAACCAAGGAACAGAACGATGCTGAGGATGCAGAAAATGCTAGACACAGAGAG AAAATTGGTACAATCAATACCCAGTATGAAGAACAATTAGCATCACTGCGGTGCCGGCATGCTGGTCGAAGAGATGATTTACTTCGGCGGGAATCAAATGCCCGACAGCATCAATACCAGCAATCTGTGATGGATCGTTACCCCAAAAGCAGCATGGGCTCCTCCGATCTTCATGGTTACAGTGGAATGACAGCCTCAGCTACTGCTGGCGATGCCCGCAGAAGCTACGAAACTGACCAATATGATTCTTACAGAGAGCGGGCTCGATTTCTTGGGGGCTCCCGTGATCATGGGTTTGAACCTAGGGGACCATATCAGGGAGGCCGTGTTTATGATACTGGCTCACGCTATTACTAA
- the LOC101308250 gene encoding putative phosphatidylglycerol/phosphatidylinositol transfer protein DDB_G0282179-like, whose amino-acid sequence MTTTVPVHLVVLSFTSFLLLPVSHSADVKYCGAKEDYAVKVQGVKILPDPVVRGQAATFNISATTGQAISGGKVVIEVYYFGVRVHTETHDLCEELSCPVSAGNFVLSHTQTLPGITPPGSYNLRMTIQDNHNHKLSCISFNFKIIFGSLVYAS is encoded by the exons ATGACTACTACTGTACCGGTTCACTTGGTTGTGTTAAGCTTCACCTCCTTCCTGCTCCTACCAGTTTCTCACTCTGCGGATGTTAAGTATTGCG GTGCTAAAGAGGACTATGCTGTGAAGGTCCAGGGAGTCAAGATATTGCCTGACCCAGTGGTAAGAGGCCAGGCAGCTACCTTCAACATTTCAGCCACAACAG GTCAAGCCATCTCAGGTGGGAAAGTGGTGATTGAAGTTTACTATTTTGGGGTGCGTGTACATACGGAAACTCACGACCTTTGTGAGGAGCTTTCCTGTCCTGTCTCAGCAGGCAACTTTGTACTCTCTCATACTCAAACTTTACCTGGGATCACACCACCG GGCTCGTACAATCTTAGGATGACAATTCAGGATAATCATAACCACAAGTTGTCCTGCATCAGTTTCAACTTCAAAATTATCTTCGGATCTCTAGTCTATGCTAGTTGA